From Tepidisphaeraceae bacterium, a single genomic window includes:
- a CDS encoding FtsX-like permease family protein gives MNRNFTFVRARMLLRVCCIVLFLGQTSKAEVSVGQFDADLRAIASSPSRVIGSEGYENTVEYVEAELAKLGDAVEVRRQTFPVMVPFTTSATMEIATEGGGPRVEQIYPFWPATVRVNATPAEGISGRIVYLKEAAPDQIKPASVKGQIAAIDAKAGVRWQQVAYFGASAILILGDEQTTHVDLRSHDVPVPVNMPRFYVPAGPLADSIRAGAFTDTDVATLKAAVSWKQVNAVNLYAFIKPSAPAPEGWERSTPPAAITFAVPLEASGLVPDLANGAGQAVQTAAGLAIARELAQQPVRRPVMMAFTGADSIAQLGTRNMFMALADPPAKWRVKLTELETSEREVEQQIARVEELQASLTSIDTTADRLLIDRIKKLIETDAALQQEALFRYRLMRPSEMSEELRTHVRGLEDNQVLLGAIRAAFDQRPEELTKPANKDLATYYLQRAMERLAGATGKLGLKQNYAERRAQLQRRIDLYEWLAGRLNRDPNPSGKANNSRLIEALIALDLSDGGVRVGPMFFGNALRSSNISQIQEFGDWFQRQQRAAESGEGGDWVTRTAGVIDLEPLNNSRSPSSWLAGPLPIGTEVAQAWGVPGFSLITLDDMRPRRDTPADTMEMLTAERLNSTIVPQLQAVSTMIRPALNDARFAGQIELKWDTNEIAGQVVSLASGRPVPDLPREGFHATYYYANNGNGKIPALKFYTPSIGLRRMELIPTDAEGRYRFEGLPRNGDYNGLAVHVYTITPGTGAITASSDLGKSGSEIKWFADIRQTNQQMRSIVFQCAEFSLFGLYDPRFLQSLGELLPLDARRNAEPQRFSFLIRDQMLAGFTEPSLRALLLFRYGRVGNRLMLLNIDLSAQTQGVGEGAVGYTVQQLNDLGALSMATVKDFATLDAKRLADYREAGVSSELVDDLHTGAAKQIEAAQAAYAADDGAALIANANGAWADEARVYQAAQDMASDVVRAAIFLLLLCVPFSFCMERLVIGSPNIYKQLGGTAIFFGIMTAALWSFHPAFKISSSPLVIILAFAIILMSLLVMWVVYGKFDTELKRIRSGRGTGEGASIARASVLMSAVLLGIANMRKRKFRTALTSITIVLITFAVLCFTSSSRFVGTTALPTGVDSSHPGLMLRQRGFRPMPNIVLDNLRAVLGNQTPMAQRWWNVNASDPNEQIHVVAAGADGKPPRIFAAQALLGLTADESRVSQIDSVLGTEAFARLEKEKDICFLSHAIAKQLEVDEGDIVKIGGLDLRVAAIFNAEAFDSKVATLSGESLAPLKYSSGALDAGGRKLSDAGLEDLDFSADVSASEVTGGAYEHLSATRFVIVHADVSAALPMASLRSVAIRVPDFKAVVPVADDLTRRFAITTFAGYEDGVKLVAAGNLASVSGAGQVAVPLAIAGLIVFNTMMGSIAERRREIHVYTSLGLAPLHVGALFVAEAMTYGLIGTVFGYVIGQGVGTLLMHLGWLGGVTLNYSGSSAMMTMGLILLIVLLSALVPARLASKIAAPSIERSWRVPLPKDDEIRAVLPFTINKTAADGALAYLADFFAAHQEGSIGKFSAGKVEAFTFEDEHGRSSRGLKTVIWLTPFDLGVRQHLMLLIHPGEYPEIYEVQVLLQRLSGDDGSWYRMNRTFLTELRKQFLAWRSLSPQRMLDFVEESKVLFAQTPERVVTTAGGEAVRLG, from the coding sequence ATGAATCGCAATTTTACGTTTGTGCGCGCGCGAATGCTGCTGCGGGTGTGCTGCATCGTCCTGTTTTTAGGTCAGACCAGCAAAGCCGAGGTAAGCGTCGGTCAATTCGACGCGGACCTGCGGGCCATTGCGTCGTCCCCCAGCCGAGTGATCGGTAGCGAGGGGTACGAGAACACGGTCGAGTACGTTGAGGCCGAACTGGCGAAACTGGGGGACGCGGTTGAAGTTCGGCGGCAGACCTTTCCGGTGATGGTGCCATTCACCACGTCGGCGACAATGGAGATCGCGACCGAGGGGGGCGGGCCCCGCGTCGAGCAGATTTATCCCTTTTGGCCCGCAACGGTGCGGGTGAACGCGACACCGGCCGAAGGCATCAGCGGGCGAATCGTTTATCTAAAGGAAGCCGCGCCGGACCAGATCAAGCCGGCCTCGGTGAAGGGTCAAATTGCCGCAATCGACGCCAAGGCGGGCGTTCGGTGGCAACAGGTGGCGTACTTCGGCGCGTCGGCCATCTTGATCCTGGGCGATGAGCAAACCACTCACGTCGACCTGCGCTCGCACGACGTGCCGGTGCCGGTCAACATGCCGCGATTTTACGTGCCGGCCGGCCCCTTGGCCGACTCGATCCGCGCTGGCGCGTTCACCGACACCGACGTCGCGACATTGAAGGCGGCCGTTAGTTGGAAGCAGGTGAACGCGGTCAACCTGTACGCGTTCATCAAACCGTCCGCCCCCGCGCCCGAAGGCTGGGAACGGTCGACCCCGCCAGCGGCCATCACCTTCGCGGTGCCACTGGAAGCCAGTGGCCTCGTCCCCGATCTGGCCAACGGCGCCGGCCAAGCCGTGCAGACTGCCGCCGGGCTTGCGATAGCGCGCGAGTTGGCTCAGCAACCGGTCCGCCGCCCCGTGATGATGGCGTTCACCGGCGCCGACAGCATCGCGCAGCTTGGCACGCGCAACATGTTTATGGCCTTGGCGGATCCCCCGGCCAAGTGGCGCGTGAAGTTGACCGAACTGGAAACGTCCGAGCGCGAGGTCGAGCAGCAGATCGCGCGGGTGGAGGAGTTGCAGGCGTCGCTGACGTCGATCGACACCACCGCCGACCGATTGCTGATCGACCGCATCAAGAAGCTCATCGAGACGGACGCCGCGCTCCAGCAGGAGGCGCTGTTCCGTTACCGGTTGATGCGCCCCAGCGAGATGTCCGAGGAGCTGCGCACCCATGTTCGCGGGCTCGAGGACAACCAGGTGCTGCTGGGCGCGATCCGCGCCGCATTCGACCAGCGTCCGGAAGAGCTGACCAAGCCTGCGAACAAAGACTTGGCCACCTATTACCTGCAGCGCGCGATGGAGCGCCTTGCCGGCGCGACCGGCAAGCTGGGGCTGAAGCAGAATTACGCCGAGCGGCGCGCGCAGCTCCAGCGGCGCATCGACCTCTACGAGTGGCTCGCCGGTCGGTTGAATCGTGATCCGAACCCGAGCGGCAAGGCCAACAACTCGCGCCTGATCGAGGCGCTGATCGCGCTGGACCTGTCCGACGGCGGCGTGCGCGTGGGGCCGATGTTCTTCGGCAACGCGCTGCGGTCGTCGAACATCAGCCAGATCCAGGAGTTCGGCGACTGGTTTCAGCGCCAGCAACGGGCGGCCGAGAGCGGTGAGGGGGGTGACTGGGTCACGCGCACCGCCGGCGTGATCGATCTGGAACCCTTGAACAACTCACGTTCGCCGTCAAGCTGGCTCGCCGGCCCGCTGCCGATCGGCACCGAGGTCGCGCAGGCGTGGGGCGTACCGGGCTTTTCACTGATCACGCTCGACGACATGCGCCCGCGCCGCGACACGCCGGCCGACACGATGGAGATGCTGACGGCCGAGCGGCTGAACAGCACGATCGTGCCGCAGCTGCAGGCCGTCAGCACGATGATCCGCCCCGCGCTGAACGATGCTCGGTTTGCCGGTCAGATCGAACTGAAGTGGGACACGAACGAGATCGCGGGCCAGGTGGTCAGCCTCGCATCGGGCCGACCGGTACCCGACCTGCCGCGCGAGGGGTTCCACGCGACGTACTACTATGCGAACAACGGCAACGGGAAGATTCCCGCGCTGAAGTTTTACACACCGTCGATCGGCCTCCGCCGTATGGAATTGATCCCCACCGACGCCGAGGGCCGCTACCGCTTTGAAGGCCTGCCGCGCAACGGTGACTACAACGGGCTGGCGGTGCACGTCTACACGATCACGCCGGGCACCGGCGCGATCACCGCGTCCAGCGACCTCGGCAAGAGCGGCAGCGAGATCAAGTGGTTCGCCGACATCAGGCAGACGAACCAGCAGATGCGCAGCATCGTCTTCCAGTGCGCCGAGTTCTCGCTGTTCGGCCTGTACGACCCGCGCTTCCTGCAGAGCCTGGGTGAACTGCTGCCATTGGACGCGCGCCGCAACGCCGAGCCGCAACGGTTCAGCTTCCTCATTCGCGACCAGATGCTCGCGGGCTTCACCGAGCCCTCGCTCCGCGCGCTGTTGCTCTTCCGCTACGGGCGCGTGGGTAACCGGCTGATGCTGCTGAACATCGACCTGTCGGCCCAGACGCAAGGCGTCGGCGAAGGGGCGGTGGGATACACGGTTCAGCAGCTGAACGACCTGGGCGCCCTATCGATGGCGACCGTGAAGGACTTTGCAACGCTGGACGCCAAGCGATTGGCCGACTATCGAGAAGCGGGCGTGAGCAGCGAGTTGGTGGACGACCTGCACACCGGCGCCGCCAAGCAGATCGAAGCTGCTCAGGCCGCCTACGCGGCCGACGACGGCGCGGCGCTCATCGCCAACGCCAACGGCGCCTGGGCCGACGAGGCCCGCGTCTACCAGGCCGCGCAGGACATGGCCAGTGACGTCGTGCGCGCCGCCATCTTCCTGCTGCTGCTCTGCGTGCCGTTCTCGTTCTGCATGGAGCGCCTGGTGATCGGCTCGCCGAACATCTACAAGCAGCTAGGTGGCACCGCGATCTTCTTCGGCATCATGACGGCGGCGCTCTGGAGCTTTCACCCCGCGTTCAAGATCAGCTCCAGCCCGCTCGTGATCATCCTGGCGTTCGCGATCATCCTGATGTCACTGCTGGTGATGTGGGTGGTCTACGGCAAGTTCGACACGGAACTGAAGCGCATCCGCTCCGGTCGCGGCACCGGTGAGGGCGCGAGCATCGCCCGCGCCAGCGTGCTGATGAGCGCGGTGCTGCTGGGCATCGCGAACATGCGCAAGCGCAAGTTCCGCACCGCGCTGACGAGCATCACGATCGTGCTGATCACGTTCGCGGTGCTCTGCTTCACCAGCTCGTCGCGCTTCGTGGGCACCACCGCGCTGCCGACGGGCGTCGACTCGTCGCACCCGGGCCTAATGCTGCGGCAACGCGGGTTCCGCCCGATGCCCAACATCGTGCTCGACAACCTCCGCGCCGTGCTCGGCAATCAAACGCCAATGGCTCAGCGTTGGTGGAACGTGAACGCCAGCGACCCGAACGAGCAGATCCACGTCGTCGCCGCCGGCGCCGACGGCAAGCCACCGCGCATTTTTGCGGCCCAGGCGCTGCTCGGGCTGACGGCTGACGAATCACGCGTATCGCAGATCGATTCCGTGCTCGGCACCGAGGCGTTTGCCCGACTGGAGAAAGAGAAGGACATCTGCTTCCTCAGCCACGCGATCGCCAAGCAGTTGGAAGTGGATGAAGGCGACATCGTGAAGATCGGCGGGCTGGACCTGCGCGTCGCGGCGATCTTTAACGCCGAGGCGTTTGACAGCAAGGTGGCCACGCTGAGCGGTGAGTCACTGGCGCCGTTGAAGTACAGCAGCGGCGCGCTGGACGCCGGCGGTCGGAAGCTTTCGGACGCCGGCCTGGAAGACCTGGACTTCAGCGCCGACGTGTCGGCCAGCGAGGTGACGGGGGGCGCGTACGAGCACCTGTCGGCGACGCGGTTCGTGATCGTGCATGCCGACGTGTCGGCTGCGCTGCCGATGGCGTCGCTGCGCAGCGTCGCGATCCGCGTGCCGGACTTCAAGGCGGTGGTGCCGGTCGCCGACGATCTCACGCGTCGCTTCGCGATCACGACGTTCGCTGGCTACGAGGACGGCGTGAAGCTGGTGGCCGCCGGCAACCTTGCCAGCGTGAGCGGGGCGGGGCAGGTGGCGGTGCCGCTGGCGATCGCGGGCCTCATCGTCTTCAACACCATGATGGGCTCGATCGCCGAACGGCGGCGCGAGATCCACGTCTACACGTCGCTCGGCCTGGCGCCGCTGCACGTGGGCGCGCTGTTCGTCGCCGAGGCGATGACCTATGGGTTGATTGGCACCGTGTTCGGGTACGTGATCGGTCAGGGCGTCGGCACATTATTGATGCACTTGGGCTGGCTGGGTGGGGTGACGCTGAACTACAGCGGCAGCAGCGCGATGATGACGATGGGCCTGATCCTGCTGATCGTGCTGCTGTCGGCGTTGGTGCCGGCCCGGCTGGCGAGCAAGATCGCCGCCCCGAGCATCGAGCGCAGCTGGCGCGTGCCACTGCCCAAGGACGACGAGATCCGCGCTGTCCTGCCGTTCACGATCAACAAGACCGCCGCCGACGGCGCGCTGGCCTACCTGGCCGACTTCTTCGCGGCCCACCAGGAGGGCAGCATCGGCAAGTTCAGCGCCGGTAAGGTGGAAGCTTTCACCTTCGAGGACGAGCACGGCCGCAGCAGCCGCGGGCTGAAGACCGTGATCTGGTTGACGCCGTTCGATCTGGGCGTCCGCCAGCACCTCATGCTGCTGATCCACCCCGGCGAGTACCCCGAGATCTACGAGGTCCAGGTCCTCCTCCAACGCCTCAGCGGCGACGACGGCAGCTGGTACCGCATGAACCGCACGTTCCTCACCGAACTGCGCAAGCAGTTCCTCGCCTGGCGATCCCTGTCCCCGCAACGCATGCTCGACTTCGTCGAAGAGAGCAAGGTCCTCTTCGCCCAAACCCCCGAACGCGTCGTCACGACGGCGGGGGGCGAGGCGGTACGTTTGGGATAA
- a CDS encoding DUF6785 family protein, with amino-acid sequence MSDPNLTIPARRAVNLRSVLLGLLGVLFICGLTPYNDYAVGNTYLVGNFMPVGLLLFFLVIVLLVNAPLWRWRPRMAFSAGELATVMAMMLVSCALPSSGLMRYLPAHLANVHHHANARAVQYGDLVDQLNLPDWAFPTFAGDTVRERANDDVVKYYRSRIPADDADRWGPILRAWITPAITWGALTAFVLGAVLCGSVIVRHQWAENERLAFPLAGVYLSLIESPKPGRSLNALFLNRGFWIAALMVFVIHGVNALRRYDPQHWPEIPLNFDLGKIFSEGVLRFTDWGLKAQTLYFCIVGFAFFIQSSVGFSLWFFYAVLLQLVMIVYAQSGAEFGAAAQQDVFLGGLIPFALMIVWIGRGHWAAVIRRMFGRGRPTDPKGRYLPYSIAGWGLVGCLAGVFMWLTLVGMSPMGAIVLILLIGTFYLVLARIVAETGLIFVQLIIPLNRPWVFMLQDMPSALAVRPSGTTMFWNNMAGSMFAHDMREGLSPFSTNALRIADVAEYDRPNRGQGYGLFACMVLALVVGFVVAGASTLWVEYSYATPLGRGSTNLLNHYAVDITPVSQVLDPTAAFIAPNNGPKDSHNHLVYAGLGVVLVGALSMLRLRFVAWPLHPIGFLMAFGYPLKRIWFSILLGWLAKVMIVKFGGSEMFKTARPVFIGLIVGEAAAASFWLVVSLVMNALGMEYFAISLLPN; translated from the coding sequence ATGTCCGATCCCAACCTTACCATTCCCGCGCGTCGCGCCGTGAACCTGCGCAGCGTGCTGCTCGGCCTGCTCGGGGTGTTGTTCATCTGCGGGCTGACGCCGTACAACGACTATGCGGTCGGCAACACGTACCTCGTCGGCAACTTCATGCCGGTGGGGCTGCTGCTGTTCTTCCTGGTCATCGTCCTGCTGGTCAACGCACCACTGTGGCGATGGCGACCGCGGATGGCGTTCAGCGCGGGCGAACTGGCGACGGTGATGGCGATGATGCTCGTCAGCTGCGCGTTGCCCAGCAGCGGGTTGATGCGCTACCTGCCGGCGCACCTGGCCAACGTTCACCACCACGCCAACGCTCGGGCCGTGCAATATGGGGACCTGGTCGATCAGCTGAACCTGCCCGATTGGGCGTTCCCCACGTTCGCCGGTGACACGGTGCGCGAGCGGGCGAACGACGATGTGGTGAAGTACTACCGCTCGCGCATCCCCGCCGACGATGCCGACAGGTGGGGCCCGATCCTGCGGGCCTGGATCACGCCGGCCATTACGTGGGGCGCGCTGACGGCGTTCGTATTGGGCGCGGTGCTGTGCGGGTCGGTCATCGTGCGCCACCAGTGGGCGGAGAACGAACGGCTGGCGTTCCCGCTGGCGGGGGTGTACCTGTCGCTCATCGAGAGCCCCAAGCCGGGGCGCAGCCTCAACGCGCTGTTCCTCAATCGCGGCTTCTGGATCGCTGCACTGATGGTGTTCGTGATCCACGGCGTCAACGCGCTGCGCAGGTACGACCCGCAGCACTGGCCGGAGATCCCGCTCAACTTCGACCTGGGCAAGATATTCAGCGAAGGCGTACTACGGTTTACCGACTGGGGCTTAAAGGCGCAGACGCTCTACTTCTGCATCGTCGGCTTCGCGTTCTTCATCCAGTCGAGCGTCGGCTTCAGCTTGTGGTTCTTCTACGCCGTTCTGCTGCAGTTGGTGATGATCGTTTACGCGCAATCGGGCGCCGAGTTCGGGGCGGCCGCGCAGCAGGACGTGTTCTTAGGTGGGTTGATCCCGTTTGCGTTGATGATCGTCTGGATCGGGCGTGGCCACTGGGCCGCGGTCATCCGGCGAATGTTCGGTCGCGGGCGACCGACCGACCCCAAGGGACGTTACCTGCCTTACTCGATCGCAGGGTGGGGGCTGGTGGGCTGCCTCGCGGGCGTGTTCATGTGGCTGACGTTGGTCGGGATGTCGCCGATGGGCGCGATCGTGTTGATCCTCTTGATCGGCACGTTCTATCTCGTGCTGGCGCGCATCGTGGCCGAGACAGGGCTGATCTTCGTGCAGTTGATCATCCCGTTGAACCGCCCGTGGGTGTTCATGTTGCAGGACATGCCAAGCGCGCTGGCGGTGCGGCCGAGCGGCACGACGATGTTCTGGAACAACATGGCCGGCAGCATGTTCGCGCACGACATGCGCGAGGGGCTGTCACCGTTCTCGACCAACGCGCTGCGCATCGCCGACGTCGCCGAGTACGACCGCCCGAACCGTGGGCAGGGATACGGGCTGTTTGCGTGCATGGTGCTGGCGCTGGTGGTGGGCTTCGTCGTCGCCGGGGCCAGCACGCTCTGGGTCGAATACTCCTACGCCACACCACTGGGCCGCGGCTCGACGAACCTGTTGAACCACTACGCGGTAGATATAACCCCGGTGTCGCAAGTGCTCGACCCGACCGCCGCCTTCATCGCGCCGAACAACGGTCCGAAGGACTCGCACAACCACCTCGTCTACGCGGGGCTGGGCGTGGTGCTCGTGGGGGCGCTCAGCATGCTGCGGCTACGCTTCGTCGCCTGGCCGCTGCACCCGATCGGCTTCCTGATGGCGTTCGGGTATCCGCTGAAGCGCATCTGGTTCAGCATTCTGCTCGGCTGGCTGGCGAAGGTGATGATCGTGAAGTTCGGTGGCTCGGAGATGTTCAAGACCGCCCGGCCCGTCTTCATCGGGCTGATCGTCGGTGAAGCGGCGGCGGCGTCGTTCTGGCTGGTCGTCAGCCTGGTGATGAACGCGCTGGGCATGGAATACTTCGCGATCAGCCTGTTGCCGAACTAA